From a region of the Terriglobia bacterium genome:
- a CDS encoding TolC family protein, which produces MYLARAKVFLISTIAVCSVLTPPVRAQIPAGTAQQGIITIDLKNALERARDNSQLLQSAAINVNLAREDRSQARAALLPSLSYFNQYLYTQGNGTSSGVFVANDGVHIYNSQAQVHQELFSPERMAEYRRTIAAQSLEEAKRDIVARGLVATVVQNYYAAVAAQRKSVNAQRALDEAQRFVDVTEKLEKGGEVAHADVLKAQLVLQQRQRDLQDSRLAVDKTRIALAVLLFPDYRLDFNLVDDLNSVNQLPPYDEVESLARQKSPELRAAEESIRQEEFAITIARAAYLPSLSFDYFFGINANQFATHDPEGNNRLGSVAQATLNIPVWNWWTTRSKVRQAGMRRQQAQLDLEFSRKQLISTLHSLYLEAQSAQAQVDSLRRSMEVATESLRLTNLRYEAGDVTVLEVVDAQSTLAQARNAFDDGLSRYRLALAGIQTLTGTI; this is translated from the coding sequence ATGTACCTCGCACGTGCAAAGGTGTTTCTTATTTCGACCATCGCTGTCTGCAGTGTCTTGACGCCGCCGGTTCGTGCGCAGATCCCAGCCGGCACGGCGCAGCAAGGCATCATTACGATTGATCTGAAAAATGCTCTGGAACGAGCGCGGGACAACAGCCAGCTGCTTCAATCGGCAGCAATCAACGTGAACCTGGCCCGGGAGGACCGTTCTCAGGCCAGGGCAGCGCTCCTCCCGTCGCTGAGCTATTTCAACCAGTATCTTTACACGCAAGGGAACGGCACAAGTTCCGGAGTTTTTGTCGCAAACGACGGCGTCCACATCTATAACAGCCAGGCTCAGGTACATCAGGAGCTGTTTTCGCCGGAACGGATGGCGGAATACCGCCGTACGATTGCGGCGCAGTCGCTGGAGGAAGCGAAAAGGGACATTGTGGCGCGGGGCCTGGTAGCGACCGTGGTTCAGAACTACTATGCAGCCGTGGCGGCGCAACGTAAGTCTGTGAATGCCCAACGCGCCTTGGACGAGGCTCAGCGATTCGTGGACGTCACCGAAAAACTCGAGAAGGGTGGCGAAGTGGCTCATGCGGACGTCCTGAAGGCGCAATTGGTCCTGCAGCAGCGCCAGCGCGATCTTCAGGACTCCCGCCTGGCGGTGGACAAGACTCGCATCGCGCTCGCGGTACTGCTGTTCCCAGACTACCGGCTGGATTTCAACCTCGTCGATGATCTCAACTCGGTGAATCAGCTGCCTCCCTATGATGAGGTTGAGTCACTGGCGAGGCAGAAGAGCCCGGAGCTGCGGGCCGCCGAGGAGAGTATCCGCCAGGAGGAGTTCGCCATCACTATTGCCCGTGCCGCCTACCTCCCATCGCTCAGCTTTGACTATTTCTTCGGCATCAATGCGAATCAGTTTGCCACCCATGACCCGGAAGGCAATAACCGCCTCGGTTCCGTGGCCCAGGCGACACTGAACATACCTGTCTGGAACTGGTGGACGACGCGAAGCAAAGTCCGCCAAGCCGGCATGCGACGCCAGCAGGCGCAGCTGGATCTCGAGTTTTCGCGCAAGCAATTGATTTCGACACTTCATTCGTTATATCTCGAAGCACAGTCAGCGCAGGCGCAGGTGGATTCTCTGCGGCGCTCGATGGAGGTCGCCACAGAAAGCCTCCGCCTCACGAATCTGCGTTATGAGGCGGGCGATGTGACTGTACTCGAGGTGGTGGACGCCCAATCGACTCTGGCGCAGGCGCGCAATGCCTTCGACGACGGCCTTTCACGCTATCGTCTGGCTCTCGCCGGTATCCAGACGCTAACAGGAACCATTTAG
- a CDS encoding YncE family protein: MSKRYSLFVVLLFLALVGVAVTQPQAPAAGPYKYLKTIAVGAEGGWDYAATDEAGRRVYVTHGTKVVVIDIDKDEVISEITDTPGVHGFAIAPELGLGFSSNGQESKASIVDLKTLKTTSKVDTGQNPDGILYVPGVQEVYTFNRSRTAPSATVFEAKTGKVITTITLPGTPEFAVVDTKAGRIYNNIDNKNEVVAIDMKTHQIVAEWPTAPGEGGSGMAIDLVNHRLFIGCDNLMVMMDSTSGKVVGTVPIGAGVDANRFDPGTRLAFASCGQAGSVTIAREETPDKLTVVQTLETARGARTMTLDPKTHKIYLAAVDYQPAPATPPAGTPPGRGRAQAVPNSFKVLVYEMVGK, encoded by the coding sequence ATGAGTAAACGATATTCTCTGTTTGTGGTTCTTTTGTTTTTGGCCCTGGTGGGTGTTGCGGTTACCCAGCCTCAGGCTCCGGCTGCGGGGCCGTATAAATATCTGAAGACAATTGCCGTCGGCGCCGAGGGCGGTTGGGATTACGCGGCTACCGACGAGGCCGGGCGCAGAGTCTATGTTACCCACGGCACCAAGGTCGTGGTCATCGATATCGACAAGGATGAAGTCATCAGCGAGATCACGGATACGCCGGGAGTTCATGGCTTTGCCATCGCGCCGGAGCTTGGGCTGGGGTTCTCGAGCAACGGCCAGGAATCCAAAGCCAGCATCGTCGATCTCAAGACGCTCAAGACGACCTCCAAAGTGGATACGGGTCAGAATCCCGATGGGATTCTCTATGTCCCGGGCGTACAGGAAGTCTACACCTTTAACCGGAGCAGGACCGCCCCCTCGGCCACCGTTTTTGAAGCCAAGACCGGCAAAGTAATAACCACAATCACGCTGCCGGGGACGCCCGAGTTCGCCGTAGTGGACACAAAGGCGGGACGCATCTACAACAATATCGATAATAAGAATGAAGTTGTTGCTATCGATATGAAGACACATCAAATCGTTGCCGAGTGGCCGACCGCGCCGGGCGAAGGCGGTTCGGGCATGGCCATCGATCTGGTGAACCATCGGCTGTTCATCGGATGTGACAACCTGATGGTCATGATGGACAGCACCTCCGGAAAGGTCGTCGGCACAGTCCCTATCGGAGCCGGTGTGGACGCCAATCGGTTTGATCCGGGTACCAGACTTGCCTTTGCCTCATGTGGCCAGGCCGGGAGCGTCACGATCGCCAGGGAAGAGACTCCCGACAAATTGACGGTCGTCCAGACACTGGAAACCGCGAGAGGCGCACGAACGATGACGCTCGATCCCAAGACGCACAAGATTTATCTCGCCGCCGTCGACTATCAGCCGGCGCCGGCGACTCCTCCTGCCGGCACGCCTCCCGGGCGAGGACGTGCCCAGGCGGTGCCGAATTCGTTCAAAGTACTCGTTTACGAGATGGTAGGGAAATAA
- a CDS encoding heavy metal sensor histidine kinase: MWFGKTVRWRLTFWYMLVLSLSFIFFGGVVNHLAKQSLYSQVDRELSDARAMVTGALDRAYREEGSPTAARLLDEIGELGLPSQMALQLSLAEAQQYFVNVRSLPDSLLAAVRDGRVRFGEPATVFDGLRSWRLCRGSGGNGSGYQVLLARDLTLVDAQLGTLRRTLFIALPLILLFAAGSGYFLAGRALKPVTQMTAQARHIEAHALEQRLEAASSHDEFGQLARVLNDLFARLERAFQQQRQFLSDAAHELRTPAAILRSQADVALERSRSAEEYAATLAAMRAETEHLSAIVDDLLLIARAEASQLPVIKEPADLMEIADESCRSLRPLAQSRNLLLEWSVGEEVNVLGDARLLRRALVNLLINAVKYTPEGGAISVRVKLDTAFAAVEVADTGKGVAAEDLPHIFDRFYRGSGYAGSESEGAGLGLAIVKMIAELHGGRVAVAGNPGMGTTFTLFVPADHG; encoded by the coding sequence ATGTGGTTTGGCAAGACGGTGCGCTGGCGTTTGACCTTTTGGTACATGCTCGTTTTGTCCCTTTCGTTCATCTTTTTCGGCGGGGTGGTCAACCACCTGGCCAAGCAGAGCCTCTACTCCCAGGTCGATCGCGAGTTGTCGGATGCCCGCGCCATGGTAACCGGCGCTCTCGACCGTGCCTACCGGGAGGAAGGCAGCCCGACTGCGGCGCGCCTTCTCGATGAAATCGGCGAGCTGGGCCTGCCCTCGCAAATGGCTTTGCAGCTCTCGTTGGCCGAAGCGCAGCAGTACTTTGTCAACGTGCGCTCTCTGCCCGACTCGCTGTTGGCTGCCGTTCGCGACGGGCGCGTCAGATTTGGTGAGCCTGCCACTGTTTTTGACGGCTTGCGCTCGTGGCGCCTGTGCCGGGGCTCTGGCGGAAACGGCTCCGGCTACCAGGTCCTGTTGGCGCGCGACCTCACGCTTGTGGATGCGCAATTGGGAACTCTGCGGCGAACACTCTTCATTGCACTCCCCCTGATCCTCTTGTTTGCAGCAGGGAGCGGCTATTTTCTTGCCGGGCGTGCCCTGAAGCCCGTCACTCAGATGACCGCCCAGGCCCGACATATCGAAGCTCATGCGCTCGAACAGCGGCTCGAAGCCGCAAGCTCCCATGACGAATTTGGGCAGCTGGCGCGGGTTTTGAACGACTTGTTTGCCCGGCTCGAACGGGCGTTTCAACAGCAACGACAGTTTCTTTCGGATGCGGCCCATGAACTGCGCACGCCGGCGGCGATTCTGCGTAGCCAGGCGGATGTGGCGCTCGAGAGATCACGATCCGCAGAGGAGTATGCTGCTACGCTCGCTGCCATGCGTGCCGAGACCGAGCACCTGTCGGCAATCGTGGATGACCTCCTGCTCATCGCCCGGGCAGAGGCTTCCCAGTTGCCTGTGATCAAGGAACCGGCCGATTTGATGGAGATTGCGGACGAAAGTTGCCGCTCGCTGCGTCCACTTGCCCAGAGCAGGAATCTCCTCCTTGAATGGAGTGTGGGAGAAGAGGTGAATGTGCTTGGTGATGCGCGGTTGCTGCGCCGTGCCCTGGTGAACCTGTTAATCAACGCCGTCAAATACACTCCGGAGGGGGGTGCGATATCGGTCCGCGTCAAACTTGATACTGCCTTTGCCGCGGTGGAGGTGGCCGACACCGGAAAAGGTGTGGCCGCGGAAGATCTGCCCCATATCTTTGACCGCTTCTACCGCGGTTCCGGTTACGCCGGCTCAGAGTCGGAAGGCGCAGGCCTGGGACTGGCCATCGTGAAGATGATTGCGGAATTACATGGTGGTCGAGTCGCAGTGGCCGGCAATCCAGGGATGGGAACCACCTTTACCCTTTTTGTTCCGGCAGATCATGGCTAG
- a CDS encoding response regulator transcription factor: MRVLVVEDARPMAETLAKGLRERGYAVDVACDGETALQQAEINRYDAIVLDIMLPRRDGLAVCRALRGQGLSVPILMLTARDAVEDRVAGLDAGADDYLIKPFAFKELLARLRALLRRHSELRPLRFKLADLTLDTASQEVKRGGRMVRLTAKEYALLEYLVLHAGEVVSRERISDHVWDESFDPFSNLIEVYIQRLRKKIDEGAQVKLIHTRRGAGYLLRAQDSEQAGG, from the coding sequence ATGCGCGTGTTGGTAGTCGAAGACGCCCGGCCGATGGCGGAAACTCTGGCCAAAGGGCTGCGGGAGCGGGGTTACGCGGTGGATGTCGCTTGTGACGGCGAAACTGCGCTGCAGCAGGCGGAAATCAACCGCTATGATGCGATTGTGCTCGACATCATGCTGCCGCGGAGGGATGGGCTTGCTGTTTGCCGGGCTCTCCGGGGGCAGGGATTGAGCGTGCCGATCCTGATGCTGACCGCGCGCGATGCGGTGGAGGATCGCGTAGCCGGTCTTGATGCGGGCGCCGACGACTATTTGATCAAGCCTTTTGCCTTCAAGGAGCTGCTGGCCCGGCTGCGCGCCCTCCTGCGGCGGCATAGCGAACTGCGCCCGCTCCGGTTCAAACTTGCCGACCTGACGCTGGACACCGCCAGTCAGGAGGTAAAGCGCGGTGGGCGCATGGTCCGCCTGACCGCCAAGGAGTATGCCCTTCTGGAATACCTGGTGCTGCATGCGGGCGAGGTGGTTTCTCGGGAACGCATTTCCGATCACGTCTGGGACGAGAGCTTCGATCCGTTTTCGAATCTGATCGAGGTCTACATTCAGCGCCTGAGGAAGAAGATCGATGAGGGTGCGCAGGTTAAGTTGATCCACACGCGCCGCGGCGCCGGCTACCTTCTTCGTGCCCAAGACAGCGAACAAGCCGGTGGCTGA